A single genomic interval of Spinacia oleracea cultivar Varoflay chromosome 6, BTI_SOV_V1, whole genome shotgun sequence harbors:
- the LOC110792681 gene encoding serine/arginine-rich splicing factor SR45a — protein MSYSRRDVHSPSPYRRYGRSFSRSLSRSSSLSRSRSRSLESSVENPGNNLYVTGLSTRVTRKELEKHFSSEGKVEDVHLVTDPWTKESRGFGFVTMSSLEEADRCIKYLNRSVLEGRVIMVEKARRRRGRTPTPGKYLGLRTSRSRHRSPTYSPYSRRHSSRCSSDRERSYSPYPRRDRSYSPYYSRRSRHARSRSRSPYYRRSPISRRRYDYSPSPEERYYRRRDRSLSRSCSPRGRSYSRSYSPRPRRSSRSYSRSYSPRPRRKSLSSKARRSSRRSYSRSYSPRPRKSYKRSCTRSLSRSPSRSVSYSPKKRGRSLDSHSSRSYSGDSAPSRSRSLSKSASPRSRSPST, from the exons ATGTCGTACTCAAGACGCGATGTTCACTCACCATCACCATACAGACGTTATGGTCGTTCTTTCTCGAGGTCCTTGTCAAGATCAAGTTCGTTGTCAAGGAGTCGATCAAG GAGCCTTGAGAGCAGTGTAGAGAATCCAGGAAATAACCTGTATGTGACTGGATTGTCAACACGTGTCACCAGGAAAGAGCTTGAGAAACACTTCTCGAGTGAGGGAAAG GTGGAAGACGTCCACCTCGTAACCGATCCATGGACCAAAGAATCACGGGGTTTTGGCTTTGTGACCATGTCCTCTCTCGAGGAGGCAGATCGTTGTATCAAGTATCTTAACCGCTCTGTACTTGAAGGGCGTGTCATCATGGTTGAGAAG GCCCGAAGGAGGAGAGGCCGTACACCAACTCCAGGAAAATACCTGGGGCTAAGGACATCTCGCA GTCGTCACCGCTCTCCTACTTATTCACCTTACAGTAGGAGACATTCATCTCGTTGTTCGTCTGATAGGGAGAGGTCCTACTCCCCCTACCCCAGACGAGATAGATCGTATTCTCCCTACTATAGCCGTCGGAGTCGGCATGCACGGTCGAGGTCTCGCTCTCCATACTATAGGAGATCACCTATCAGCAGACGACGATATGATTATTCTCCCTCTCCTGAAGAAAGGTACTACAGAAGAAGGGACCGGAGTCTTTCCCGAAGCTGTTCACCAAGGGGAAGAAGCTATTCACGTAGTTACTCTCCTAGGCCAAGGAGAAGCTCAAGGAGTTACTCTCGTAGTTACTCACCTAGGCCAAGGAGAAAGAGTTTATCATCTAAGGCAAGGAGAAGCTCAAGGAGGAGCTACTCACGTAGCTATTCACCAAGGCCAAGGAAGAGTTACAAGAGAAGCTGCACTCGCAGTTTGTCAAGAAGCCCCAGTAGGAGTGTCTCCTATTCCCCTAAGAAGCGTGGTCGATCTCTTGATAGTCACTCGTCAAGAAGCTACTCGGGAGATAGTGCTCCCTCCAGATCTAGATCTCTTTCAAAATCTGCCAGTCCAAGGTCTCGTTCACCGTCTACCTGA